In Xyrauchen texanus isolate HMW12.3.18 chromosome 14, RBS_HiC_50CHRs, whole genome shotgun sequence, the following are encoded in one genomic region:
- the LOC127655377 gene encoding serine-aspartate repeat-containing protein I-like isoform X6, with the protein MMSYLWIFCLGSLIVTGVRMQEDAVEDAENAESAADDLAPADGKESTVPDNANTAAEDLPQDSDDTSVSDADGEAAAADPVEPEDVEEPAIPADPEAEDMIPEPEAASDVEPTAESSEESTAAEAEPAEEEEAPADADGSDVTVTDDAGDEEVTDAAGDADADAAVDADADDTGDADAGLDAAGDADADAAGDADADAAVDADADAAGDADADAAVDADADAAGDADADAAVDADADAAGDADADAAGDADVTVNPQVDEPEVTQTEAPEEPAQEEPSEDEADTPEGPAETDSSEVTEETVEEIAKAGRGFALSGTFPDLENEFGDADTHSASDSGPGKAHSAGASSGPSDRGSGTVVGVVCGIAVAAVGAIAGYFTYQKKKLCFKVQRGDPESAKEENGTQNDPQVLSNLLPSS; encoded by the exons ATGATGTCATACTTGTGGATTTTCTGTTTGGGAAGTTTAATCGTCACTGGAGTGAGGATGCAAG AAGATGCTGTTGAAGACGCTGAGAATGCTG AGTCTGCGGCAGATGACCTCGCCCCAGCAGATGGAAAGGAATCAACGGTTCCTGATAATG CCAACACCGCTGCAGAAGATTTACCGCAAGATTCAGACGACACATCTGTCAGTGATGCTGATGGAGAGG CTGCTGCGGCTGATCCAGTAGAGCCTGAAGATGTAGAAGAGCCTGCGATCCCTGCAG ATCCTGAAGCTGAAGACATGATCCCTGAACCAG AAGCTGCATCAGACGTTGAGCCCACAGCAGAGAGTTCTGAAGAATCAACAGCAG CTGAAGCAGAACCTGCTGAAGAAGAAGAAGCTCCTGCGGACGCAG ATGGAAGTGATGTGACTGTAACAG ATGATGCAGGTGATGAGGAAGTAACAG ATGCTGCAGGCGATGCAGATGCCG ATGCTGCAGTCGATGCAGATGCAG ATGATACAGGCGATGCAGATGCAG gCCTAGATGCTGCAGGCGATGCAGATGCCG aTGCTGCAGGCGATGCAGATGCAG aTGCTGCAGTCGATGCAGATGCGG ATGCTGCAGGTGATGCAGATGCCG aTGCTGCAGTCGATGCAGATGCGG ATGCTGCAGGTGATGCAGATGCCG aTGCTGCAGTCGATGCAGATGCGG ATGCTGCAGGTGATGCAGATGCCG ATGCTGCAGGCGATGCAGATGTAACAG TCAATCCGCAGGTTGATGAACCTGAAGTCACTCAAACAG aAGCTCCAGAGGAACCAGCACAAGAGGAACCAAGTGAAG ATGAAGCAGATACACCTGAAGGTCCTGCTGAAACAG ACTCCAGTGAAGTAACAGAGGAAACAGTTGAAGAAATTGCGAAAGCTGGGAGAG GATTTGCTCTGTCTGGCACTTTCCCTGATTTAG AGAATGAATTTGGCGATGCAGACACGCACAGCGCAAGTGACAGCGGTCCTGGGAAAG CACACAGTGCCGGAGCATCGTCTGGCCCAAGTG ACCGTGGATCTGGTACTGTTGTTGGTGTTGTTTGTGGAATCGCAGTGGCGGCCGTGGGTGCAATTGCAGGTTACTTCACATATCAGAAGAAAAAACTGTGTTTCAAAGTCCAAAGAG
- the LOC127655377 gene encoding serine-aspartate repeat-containing protein I-like isoform X29 — protein sequence MMSYLWIFCLGSLIVTGVRMQEDAVEDAENAESAADDLAPADGKESTVPDNANTAAEDLPQDSDDTSVSDADGEAAAADPVEPEDVEEPAIPADPEAEDMIPEPEAASDVEPTAESSEESTAAEAEPAEEEEAPADADGSDVTVTDDAGDEEVTDAAGDADADAAVDADADDTGDADAGLDAAGDADADAAGDADADAAVDADADAAGDADADAAGDADVTVNPQVDEPEVTQTEAPEEPAQEEPSEDEADTPEGPAETDSSEVTEETVEEIAKAGRGFALSGTFPDLDEDPQLEEDLAENEFGDADTHSASDSGPGKAHSAGASSGPSDRGSGTVVGVVCGIAVAAVGAIAGYFTYQKKKLCFKVQRGDPESAKEENGTQNDPQVLSNLLPSS from the exons ATGATGTCATACTTGTGGATTTTCTGTTTGGGAAGTTTAATCGTCACTGGAGTGAGGATGCAAG AAGATGCTGTTGAAGACGCTGAGAATGCTG AGTCTGCGGCAGATGACCTCGCCCCAGCAGATGGAAAGGAATCAACGGTTCCTGATAATG CCAACACCGCTGCAGAAGATTTACCGCAAGATTCAGACGACACATCTGTCAGTGATGCTGATGGAGAGG CTGCTGCGGCTGATCCAGTAGAGCCTGAAGATGTAGAAGAGCCTGCGATCCCTGCAG ATCCTGAAGCTGAAGACATGATCCCTGAACCAG AAGCTGCATCAGACGTTGAGCCCACAGCAGAGAGTTCTGAAGAATCAACAGCAG CTGAAGCAGAACCTGCTGAAGAAGAAGAAGCTCCTGCGGACGCAG ATGGAAGTGATGTGACTGTAACAG ATGATGCAGGTGATGAGGAAGTAACAG ATGCTGCAGGCGATGCAGATGCCG ATGCTGCAGTCGATGCAGATGCAG ATGATACAGGCGATGCAGATGCAG gCCTAGATGCTGCAGGCGATGCAGATGCCG aTGCTGCAGGCGATGCAGATGCAG aTGCTGCAGTCGATGCAGATGCGG ATGCTGCAGGTGATGCAGATGCCG ATGCTGCAGGCGATGCAGATGTAACAG TCAATCCGCAGGTTGATGAACCTGAAGTCACTCAAACAG aAGCTCCAGAGGAACCAGCACAAGAGGAACCAAGTGAAG ATGAAGCAGATACACCTGAAGGTCCTGCTGAAACAG ACTCCAGTGAAGTAACAGAGGAAACAGTTGAAGAAATTGCGAAAGCTGGGAGAG GATTTGCTCTGTCTGGCACTTTCCCTGATTTAG ATGAGGACCCTCAACTAGAAGAGGATTTAG CAGAGAATGAATTTGGCGATGCAGACACGCACAGCGCAAGTGACAGCGGTCCTGGGAAAG CACACAGTGCCGGAGCATCGTCTGGCCCAAGTG ACCGTGGATCTGGTACTGTTGTTGGTGTTGTTTGTGGAATCGCAGTGGCGGCCGTGGGTGCAATTGCAGGTTACTTCACATATCAGAAGAAAAAACTGTGTTTCAAAGTCCAAAGAG
- the LOC127655377 gene encoding serine-aspartate repeat-containing protein I-like isoform X50 produces the protein MMSYLWIFCLGSLIVTGVRMQEDAVEDAENAESAADDLAPADGKESTVPDNANTAAEDLPQDSDDTSVSDADGEAAAADPVEPEDVEEPAIPADPEAEDMIPEPEAASDVEPTAESSEESTAAEAEPAEEEEAPADADGSDVTVTDDAGDEEVTDAAGDADADAAGDADADAAVDADADAAGDADADAAGDADVTVNPQVDEPEVTQTEAPEEPAQEEPSEDEADTPEGPAETDSSEVTEETVEEIAKAGRGFALSGTFPDLDEDPQLEEDLAENEFGDADTHSASDSGPGKAHSAGASSGPSDRGSGTVVGVVCGIAVAAVGAIAGYFTYQKKKLCFKVQRGDPESAKEENGTQNDPQVLSNLLPSS, from the exons ATGATGTCATACTTGTGGATTTTCTGTTTGGGAAGTTTAATCGTCACTGGAGTGAGGATGCAAG AAGATGCTGTTGAAGACGCTGAGAATGCTG AGTCTGCGGCAGATGACCTCGCCCCAGCAGATGGAAAGGAATCAACGGTTCCTGATAATG CCAACACCGCTGCAGAAGATTTACCGCAAGATTCAGACGACACATCTGTCAGTGATGCTGATGGAGAGG CTGCTGCGGCTGATCCAGTAGAGCCTGAAGATGTAGAAGAGCCTGCGATCCCTGCAG ATCCTGAAGCTGAAGACATGATCCCTGAACCAG AAGCTGCATCAGACGTTGAGCCCACAGCAGAGAGTTCTGAAGAATCAACAGCAG CTGAAGCAGAACCTGCTGAAGAAGAAGAAGCTCCTGCGGACGCAG ATGGAAGTGATGTGACTGTAACAG ATGATGCAGGTGATGAGGAAGTAACAG ATGCTGCAGGCGATGCAGATGCCG aTGCTGCAGGCGATGCAGATGCAG aTGCTGCAGTCGATGCAGATGCGG ATGCTGCAGGTGATGCAGATGCCG ATGCTGCAGGCGATGCAGATGTAACAG TCAATCCGCAGGTTGATGAACCTGAAGTCACTCAAACAG aAGCTCCAGAGGAACCAGCACAAGAGGAACCAAGTGAAG ATGAAGCAGATACACCTGAAGGTCCTGCTGAAACAG ACTCCAGTGAAGTAACAGAGGAAACAGTTGAAGAAATTGCGAAAGCTGGGAGAG GATTTGCTCTGTCTGGCACTTTCCCTGATTTAG ATGAGGACCCTCAACTAGAAGAGGATTTAG CAGAGAATGAATTTGGCGATGCAGACACGCACAGCGCAAGTGACAGCGGTCCTGGGAAAG CACACAGTGCCGGAGCATCGTCTGGCCCAAGTG ACCGTGGATCTGGTACTGTTGTTGGTGTTGTTTGTGGAATCGCAGTGGCGGCCGTGGGTGCAATTGCAGGTTACTTCACATATCAGAAGAAAAAACTGTGTTTCAAAGTCCAAAGAG
- the LOC127655377 gene encoding serine-aspartate repeat-containing protein I-like isoform X5, translating into MMSYLWIFCLGSLIVTGVRMQEDAVEDAENAESAADDLAPADGKESTVPDNANTAAEDLPQDSDDTSVSDADGEAAAADPVEPEDVEEPAIPADPEAEDMIPEPEAASDVEPTAESSEESTAAEAEPAEEEEAPADADGSDVTVTDDAGDEEVTDAAGDADADAAVDADADDTGDADAGLDAAGDADADAAVDADADAAGDADADAAVDADADAAGDADADAAVDADADAAGDADADAAGDADVTVNPQVDEPEVTQTEAPEEPAQEEPSEDEADTPEGPAETDSSEVTEETVEEIAKAGRGFALSGTFPDLDEDPQLEEDLAENEFGDADTHSASDSGPGKAHSAGASSGPSDRGSGTVVGVVCGIAVAAVGAIAGYFTYQKKKLCFKVQRGDPESAKEENGTQNDPQVLSNLLPSS; encoded by the exons ATGATGTCATACTTGTGGATTTTCTGTTTGGGAAGTTTAATCGTCACTGGAGTGAGGATGCAAG AAGATGCTGTTGAAGACGCTGAGAATGCTG AGTCTGCGGCAGATGACCTCGCCCCAGCAGATGGAAAGGAATCAACGGTTCCTGATAATG CCAACACCGCTGCAGAAGATTTACCGCAAGATTCAGACGACACATCTGTCAGTGATGCTGATGGAGAGG CTGCTGCGGCTGATCCAGTAGAGCCTGAAGATGTAGAAGAGCCTGCGATCCCTGCAG ATCCTGAAGCTGAAGACATGATCCCTGAACCAG AAGCTGCATCAGACGTTGAGCCCACAGCAGAGAGTTCTGAAGAATCAACAGCAG CTGAAGCAGAACCTGCTGAAGAAGAAGAAGCTCCTGCGGACGCAG ATGGAAGTGATGTGACTGTAACAG ATGATGCAGGTGATGAGGAAGTAACAG ATGCTGCAGGCGATGCAGATGCCG ATGCTGCAGTCGATGCAGATGCAG ATGATACAGGCGATGCAGATGCAG gCCTAGATGCTGCAGGCGATGCAGATGCCG aTGCTGCAGTCGATGCAGATGCGG ATGCTGCAGGTGATGCAGATGCCG aTGCTGCAGTCGATGCAGATGCGG ATGCTGCAGGTGATGCAGATGCCG aTGCTGCAGTCGATGCAGATGCGG ATGCTGCAGGTGATGCAGATGCCG ATGCTGCAGGCGATGCAGATGTAACAG TCAATCCGCAGGTTGATGAACCTGAAGTCACTCAAACAG aAGCTCCAGAGGAACCAGCACAAGAGGAACCAAGTGAAG ATGAAGCAGATACACCTGAAGGTCCTGCTGAAACAG ACTCCAGTGAAGTAACAGAGGAAACAGTTGAAGAAATTGCGAAAGCTGGGAGAG GATTTGCTCTGTCTGGCACTTTCCCTGATTTAG ATGAGGACCCTCAACTAGAAGAGGATTTAG CAGAGAATGAATTTGGCGATGCAGACACGCACAGCGCAAGTGACAGCGGTCCTGGGAAAG CACACAGTGCCGGAGCATCGTCTGGCCCAAGTG ACCGTGGATCTGGTACTGTTGTTGGTGTTGTTTGTGGAATCGCAGTGGCGGCCGTGGGTGCAATTGCAGGTTACTTCACATATCAGAAGAAAAAACTGTGTTTCAAAGTCCAAAGAG
- the LOC127655377 gene encoding serine-aspartate repeat-containing protein I-like isoform X34: MMSYLWIFCLGSLIVTGVRMQEDAVEDAENAESAADDLAPADGKESTVPDNANTAAEDLPQDSDDTSVSDADGEAAAADPVEPEDVEEPAIPADPEAEDMIPEPEAASDVEPTAESSEESTAAEAEPAEEEEAPADADGSDVTVTDDAGDEEVTDAAGDADADAAGDADADAAVDADADAAVDADADAAGDADADAAVDADADAAGDADADAAGDADVTVNPQVDEPEVTQTEAPEEPAQEEPSEDEADTPEGPAETDSSEVTEETVEEIAKAGRGFALSGTFPDLDEDPQLEEDLAENEFGDADTHSASDSGPGKAHSAGASSGPSDRGSGTVVGVVCGIAVAAVGAIAGYFTYQKKKLCFKVQRGDPESAKEENGTQNDPQVLSNLLPSS; the protein is encoded by the exons ATGATGTCATACTTGTGGATTTTCTGTTTGGGAAGTTTAATCGTCACTGGAGTGAGGATGCAAG AAGATGCTGTTGAAGACGCTGAGAATGCTG AGTCTGCGGCAGATGACCTCGCCCCAGCAGATGGAAAGGAATCAACGGTTCCTGATAATG CCAACACCGCTGCAGAAGATTTACCGCAAGATTCAGACGACACATCTGTCAGTGATGCTGATGGAGAGG CTGCTGCGGCTGATCCAGTAGAGCCTGAAGATGTAGAAGAGCCTGCGATCCCTGCAG ATCCTGAAGCTGAAGACATGATCCCTGAACCAG AAGCTGCATCAGACGTTGAGCCCACAGCAGAGAGTTCTGAAGAATCAACAGCAG CTGAAGCAGAACCTGCTGAAGAAGAAGAAGCTCCTGCGGACGCAG ATGGAAGTGATGTGACTGTAACAG ATGATGCAGGTGATGAGGAAGTAACAG ATGCTGCAGGCGATGCAGATGCCG aTGCTGCAGGCGATGCAGATGCAG aTGCTGCAGTCGATGCAGATGCGG aTGCTGCAGTCGATGCAGATGCGG ATGCTGCAGGTGATGCAGATGCCG aTGCTGCAGTCGATGCAGATGCGG ATGCTGCAGGTGATGCAGATGCCG ATGCTGCAGGCGATGCAGATGTAACAG TCAATCCGCAGGTTGATGAACCTGAAGTCACTCAAACAG aAGCTCCAGAGGAACCAGCACAAGAGGAACCAAGTGAAG ATGAAGCAGATACACCTGAAGGTCCTGCTGAAACAG ACTCCAGTGAAGTAACAGAGGAAACAGTTGAAGAAATTGCGAAAGCTGGGAGAG GATTTGCTCTGTCTGGCACTTTCCCTGATTTAG ATGAGGACCCTCAACTAGAAGAGGATTTAG CAGAGAATGAATTTGGCGATGCAGACACGCACAGCGCAAGTGACAGCGGTCCTGGGAAAG CACACAGTGCCGGAGCATCGTCTGGCCCAAGTG ACCGTGGATCTGGTACTGTTGTTGGTGTTGTTTGTGGAATCGCAGTGGCGGCCGTGGGTGCAATTGCAGGTTACTTCACATATCAGAAGAAAAAACTGTGTTTCAAAGTCCAAAGAG
- the LOC127655377 gene encoding serine-aspartate repeat-containing protein I-like isoform X35 has translation MMSYLWIFCLGSLIVTGVRMQEDAVEDAENAESAADDLAPADGKESTVPDNANTAAEDLPQDSDDTSVSDADGEAAAADPVEPEDVEEPAIPADPEAEDMIPEPEAASDVEPTAESSEESTAAEAEPAEEEEAPADADGSDVTVTDDAGDEEVTDAAGDADADAAVDADADDTGDADAGLDAAGDADADAAGDADADAAVDADADAAGDADVTVNPQVDEPEVTQTEAPEEPAQEEPSEDEADTPEGPAETDSSEVTEETVEEIAKAGRGFALSGTFPDLDEDPQLEEDLAENEFGDADTHSASDSGPGKAHSAGASSGPSDRGSGTVVGVVCGIAVAAVGAIAGYFTYQKKKLCFKVQRGDPESAKEENGTQNDPQVLSNLLPSS, from the exons ATGATGTCATACTTGTGGATTTTCTGTTTGGGAAGTTTAATCGTCACTGGAGTGAGGATGCAAG AAGATGCTGTTGAAGACGCTGAGAATGCTG AGTCTGCGGCAGATGACCTCGCCCCAGCAGATGGAAAGGAATCAACGGTTCCTGATAATG CCAACACCGCTGCAGAAGATTTACCGCAAGATTCAGACGACACATCTGTCAGTGATGCTGATGGAGAGG CTGCTGCGGCTGATCCAGTAGAGCCTGAAGATGTAGAAGAGCCTGCGATCCCTGCAG ATCCTGAAGCTGAAGACATGATCCCTGAACCAG AAGCTGCATCAGACGTTGAGCCCACAGCAGAGAGTTCTGAAGAATCAACAGCAG CTGAAGCAGAACCTGCTGAAGAAGAAGAAGCTCCTGCGGACGCAG ATGGAAGTGATGTGACTGTAACAG ATGATGCAGGTGATGAGGAAGTAACAG ATGCTGCAGGCGATGCAGATGCCG ATGCTGCAGTCGATGCAGATGCAG ATGATACAGGCGATGCAGATGCAG gCCTAGATGCTGCAGGCGATGCAGATGCCG aTGCTGCAGGCGATGCAGATGCAG aTGCTGCAGTCGATGCAGATGCGG ATGCTGCAGGCGATGCAGATGTAACAG TCAATCCGCAGGTTGATGAACCTGAAGTCACTCAAACAG aAGCTCCAGAGGAACCAGCACAAGAGGAACCAAGTGAAG ATGAAGCAGATACACCTGAAGGTCCTGCTGAAACAG ACTCCAGTGAAGTAACAGAGGAAACAGTTGAAGAAATTGCGAAAGCTGGGAGAG GATTTGCTCTGTCTGGCACTTTCCCTGATTTAG ATGAGGACCCTCAACTAGAAGAGGATTTAG CAGAGAATGAATTTGGCGATGCAGACACGCACAGCGCAAGTGACAGCGGTCCTGGGAAAG CACACAGTGCCGGAGCATCGTCTGGCCCAAGTG ACCGTGGATCTGGTACTGTTGTTGGTGTTGTTTGTGGAATCGCAGTGGCGGCCGTGGGTGCAATTGCAGGTTACTTCACATATCAGAAGAAAAAACTGTGTTTCAAAGTCCAAAGAG
- the LOC127655377 gene encoding serine-aspartate repeat-containing protein I-like isoform X48: protein MMSYLWIFCLGSLIVTGVRMQEDAVEDAENAESAADDLAPADGKESTVPDNANTAAEDLPQDSDDTSVSDADGEAAAADPVEPEDVEEPAIPADPEAEDMIPEPEAASDVEPTAESSEESTAAEAEPAEEEEAPADADGSDVTVTDDAGDEEVTDAAGDADADAAVDADADAAGDADADAAVDADADAAGDADADAAGDADVTVNPQVDEPEVTQTEAPEEPAQEEPSEDEADTPEGPAETDSSEVTEETVEEIAKAGRGFALSGTFPDLDEDPQLEEDLAENEFGDADTHSASDSGPGKAHSAGASSGPSDRGSGTVVGVVCGIAVAAVGAIAGYFTYQKKKLCFKVQRGDPESAKEENGTQNDPQVLSNLLPSS, encoded by the exons ATGATGTCATACTTGTGGATTTTCTGTTTGGGAAGTTTAATCGTCACTGGAGTGAGGATGCAAG AAGATGCTGTTGAAGACGCTGAGAATGCTG AGTCTGCGGCAGATGACCTCGCCCCAGCAGATGGAAAGGAATCAACGGTTCCTGATAATG CCAACACCGCTGCAGAAGATTTACCGCAAGATTCAGACGACACATCTGTCAGTGATGCTGATGGAGAGG CTGCTGCGGCTGATCCAGTAGAGCCTGAAGATGTAGAAGAGCCTGCGATCCCTGCAG ATCCTGAAGCTGAAGACATGATCCCTGAACCAG AAGCTGCATCAGACGTTGAGCCCACAGCAGAGAGTTCTGAAGAATCAACAGCAG CTGAAGCAGAACCTGCTGAAGAAGAAGAAGCTCCTGCGGACGCAG ATGGAAGTGATGTGACTGTAACAG ATGATGCAGGTGATGAGGAAGTAACAG ATGCTGCAGGCGATGCAGATGCCG aTGCTGCAGTCGATGCAGATGCGG ATGCTGCAGGTGATGCAGATGCCG aTGCTGCAGTCGATGCAGATGCGG ATGCTGCAGGTGATGCAGATGCCG ATGCTGCAGGCGATGCAGATGTAACAG TCAATCCGCAGGTTGATGAACCTGAAGTCACTCAAACAG aAGCTCCAGAGGAACCAGCACAAGAGGAACCAAGTGAAG ATGAAGCAGATACACCTGAAGGTCCTGCTGAAACAG ACTCCAGTGAAGTAACAGAGGAAACAGTTGAAGAAATTGCGAAAGCTGGGAGAG GATTTGCTCTGTCTGGCACTTTCCCTGATTTAG ATGAGGACCCTCAACTAGAAGAGGATTTAG CAGAGAATGAATTTGGCGATGCAGACACGCACAGCGCAAGTGACAGCGGTCCTGGGAAAG CACACAGTGCCGGAGCATCGTCTGGCCCAAGTG ACCGTGGATCTGGTACTGTTGTTGGTGTTGTTTGTGGAATCGCAGTGGCGGCCGTGGGTGCAATTGCAGGTTACTTCACATATCAGAAGAAAAAACTGTGTTTCAAAGTCCAAAGAG
- the LOC127655377 gene encoding serine-aspartate repeat-containing protein I-like isoform X33 → MMSYLWIFCLGSLIVTGVRMQEDAVEDAENAESAADDLAPADGKESTVPDNANTAAEDLPQDSDDTSVSDADGEAAAADPVEPEDVEEPAIPADPEAEDMIPEPEAASDVEPTAESSEESTAAEAEPAEEEEAPADADGSDVTVTDDAGDEEVTDAAGDADADAAVDADADAAGDADADAAVDADADAAGDADADAAVDADADAAGDADADAAGDADVTVNPQVDEPEVTQTEAPEEPAQEEPSEDEADTPEGPAETDSSEVTEETVEEIAKAGRGFALSGTFPDLDEDPQLEEDLAENEFGDADTHSASDSGPGKAHSAGASSGPSDRGSGTVVGVVCGIAVAAVGAIAGYFTYQKKKLCFKVQRGDPESAKEENGTQNDPQVLSNLLPSS, encoded by the exons ATGATGTCATACTTGTGGATTTTCTGTTTGGGAAGTTTAATCGTCACTGGAGTGAGGATGCAAG AAGATGCTGTTGAAGACGCTGAGAATGCTG AGTCTGCGGCAGATGACCTCGCCCCAGCAGATGGAAAGGAATCAACGGTTCCTGATAATG CCAACACCGCTGCAGAAGATTTACCGCAAGATTCAGACGACACATCTGTCAGTGATGCTGATGGAGAGG CTGCTGCGGCTGATCCAGTAGAGCCTGAAGATGTAGAAGAGCCTGCGATCCCTGCAG ATCCTGAAGCTGAAGACATGATCCCTGAACCAG AAGCTGCATCAGACGTTGAGCCCACAGCAGAGAGTTCTGAAGAATCAACAGCAG CTGAAGCAGAACCTGCTGAAGAAGAAGAAGCTCCTGCGGACGCAG ATGGAAGTGATGTGACTGTAACAG ATGATGCAGGTGATGAGGAAGTAACAG ATGCTGCAGGCGATGCAGATGCCG aTGCTGCAGTCGATGCAGATGCGG ATGCTGCAGGTGATGCAGATGCCG aTGCTGCAGTCGATGCAGATGCGG ATGCTGCAGGTGATGCAGATGCCG aTGCTGCAGTCGATGCAGATGCGG ATGCTGCAGGTGATGCAGATGCCG ATGCTGCAGGCGATGCAGATGTAACAG TCAATCCGCAGGTTGATGAACCTGAAGTCACTCAAACAG aAGCTCCAGAGGAACCAGCACAAGAGGAACCAAGTGAAG ATGAAGCAGATACACCTGAAGGTCCTGCTGAAACAG ACTCCAGTGAAGTAACAGAGGAAACAGTTGAAGAAATTGCGAAAGCTGGGAGAG GATTTGCTCTGTCTGGCACTTTCCCTGATTTAG ATGAGGACCCTCAACTAGAAGAGGATTTAG CAGAGAATGAATTTGGCGATGCAGACACGCACAGCGCAAGTGACAGCGGTCCTGGGAAAG CACACAGTGCCGGAGCATCGTCTGGCCCAAGTG ACCGTGGATCTGGTACTGTTGTTGGTGTTGTTTGTGGAATCGCAGTGGCGGCCGTGGGTGCAATTGCAGGTTACTTCACATATCAGAAGAAAAAACTGTGTTTCAAAGTCCAAAGAG
- the LOC127655377 gene encoding serine-aspartate repeat-containing protein I-like isoform X23 translates to MMSYLWIFCLGSLIVTGVRMQEDAVEDAENAESAADDLAPADGKESTVPDNANTAAEDLPQDSDDTSVSDADGEAAAADPVEPEDVEEPAIPADPEAEDMIPEPEAASDVEPTAESSEESTAAEAEPAEEEEAPADADGSDVTVTDDAGDEEVTDAAGDADADAAGDADADAAVDADADAAGDADADAAVDADADAAGDADADAAVDADADAAGDADADAAGDADVTVNPQVDEPEVTQTEAPEEPAQEEPSEDEADTPEGPAETDSSEVTEETVEEIAKAGRGFALSGTFPDLDEDPQLEEDLAENEFGDADTHSASDSGPGKAHSAGASSGPSDRGSGTVVGVVCGIAVAAVGAIAGYFTYQKKKLCFKVQRGDPESAKEENGTQNDPQVLSNLLPSS, encoded by the exons ATGATGTCATACTTGTGGATTTTCTGTTTGGGAAGTTTAATCGTCACTGGAGTGAGGATGCAAG AAGATGCTGTTGAAGACGCTGAGAATGCTG AGTCTGCGGCAGATGACCTCGCCCCAGCAGATGGAAAGGAATCAACGGTTCCTGATAATG CCAACACCGCTGCAGAAGATTTACCGCAAGATTCAGACGACACATCTGTCAGTGATGCTGATGGAGAGG CTGCTGCGGCTGATCCAGTAGAGCCTGAAGATGTAGAAGAGCCTGCGATCCCTGCAG ATCCTGAAGCTGAAGACATGATCCCTGAACCAG AAGCTGCATCAGACGTTGAGCCCACAGCAGAGAGTTCTGAAGAATCAACAGCAG CTGAAGCAGAACCTGCTGAAGAAGAAGAAGCTCCTGCGGACGCAG ATGGAAGTGATGTGACTGTAACAG ATGATGCAGGTGATGAGGAAGTAACAG ATGCTGCAGGCGATGCAGATGCCG aTGCTGCAGGCGATGCAGATGCAG aTGCTGCAGTCGATGCAGATGCGG ATGCTGCAGGTGATGCAGATGCCG aTGCTGCAGTCGATGCAGATGCGG ATGCTGCAGGTGATGCAGATGCCG aTGCTGCAGTCGATGCAGATGCGG ATGCTGCAGGTGATGCAGATGCCG ATGCTGCAGGCGATGCAGATGTAACAG TCAATCCGCAGGTTGATGAACCTGAAGTCACTCAAACAG aAGCTCCAGAGGAACCAGCACAAGAGGAACCAAGTGAAG ATGAAGCAGATACACCTGAAGGTCCTGCTGAAACAG ACTCCAGTGAAGTAACAGAGGAAACAGTTGAAGAAATTGCGAAAGCTGGGAGAG GATTTGCTCTGTCTGGCACTTTCCCTGATTTAG ATGAGGACCCTCAACTAGAAGAGGATTTAG CAGAGAATGAATTTGGCGATGCAGACACGCACAGCGCAAGTGACAGCGGTCCTGGGAAAG CACACAGTGCCGGAGCATCGTCTGGCCCAAGTG ACCGTGGATCTGGTACTGTTGTTGGTGTTGTTTGTGGAATCGCAGTGGCGGCCGTGGGTGCAATTGCAGGTTACTTCACATATCAGAAGAAAAAACTGTGTTTCAAAGTCCAAAGAG